Proteins found in one Planctomycetes bacterium MalM25 genomic segment:
- the hom gene encoding Homoserine dehydrogenase, which translates to MEKTNIGLVGLGTVGSGVARLLLDHGDRTARQAGRVLWLQKASVRDLSKPRGCDLPEGVLTDQIDAILADPEIDVVAELMGGVDKAREVVLGLLAAGKDVVTANKALLAAHGPELFDAAREAGRTIAFEAAVAGGVPIISNLSQCLGANQIESLTGILNGTCNFILNKMHAEGVPYREVIAEAQRLGYAEADPAMDVDGTDTAQKLAILAHLAFGARPKWEEIPRTGIDTLDLADVKMAEEMGYTIKLLGTAQLTDKGLQLSVGPTLVKNGSPMADVPGPMNAVRVTADAVGELFFQGPGAGQMPTASAVVADLIDTAVGRTKATFQTLKLWSEDSERTPVADPADATARFYLRLEAADEPGVLAQVANALGAEGISIASFQQQPSEAATVPLVLMTHETTDGAAARACDAIGELTAVAAPPVRLRVNG; encoded by the coding sequence GTGGAAAAGACCAACATCGGCCTGGTAGGCCTCGGAACCGTCGGATCGGGCGTCGCCCGCTTGCTGCTGGACCACGGCGATCGGACCGCCCGGCAGGCGGGGCGGGTGCTGTGGCTCCAGAAGGCTTCCGTCCGCGATCTGAGCAAGCCCCGCGGCTGCGACCTGCCCGAGGGGGTGCTCACCGACCAGATCGACGCGATCCTCGCCGACCCGGAGATCGACGTCGTCGCCGAGCTGATGGGCGGGGTCGACAAGGCCCGCGAGGTCGTCCTCGGCCTGCTGGCCGCGGGCAAGGACGTGGTCACCGCCAACAAGGCGCTGCTCGCCGCCCACGGGCCCGAGCTCTTCGACGCCGCCCGCGAAGCGGGGCGCACCATCGCGTTCGAGGCGGCCGTCGCCGGCGGGGTGCCGATCATCTCGAACCTGAGCCAGTGCCTGGGCGCCAACCAGATCGAGTCGCTCACCGGCATCCTCAACGGCACGTGCAACTTCATCCTCAACAAGATGCACGCCGAGGGGGTTCCTTACCGCGAGGTCATCGCCGAAGCGCAACGCCTGGGTTACGCCGAGGCGGATCCGGCGATGGACGTCGATGGGACCGACACGGCGCAGAAGCTGGCGATCCTCGCGCACCTCGCGTTCGGCGCCCGGCCGAAGTGGGAAGAGATCCCGCGCACCGGCATCGACACGCTCGACCTGGCCGACGTGAAGATGGCCGAGGAGATGGGCTACACGATCAAGCTGCTCGGCACGGCGCAGCTCACGGATAAAGGCTTGCAACTCTCGGTTGGTCCCACGTTGGTGAAGAACGGCAGCCCGATGGCCGACGTGCCCGGCCCGATGAACGCGGTCCGCGTGACGGCCGACGCGGTCGGCGAGCTCTTCTTCCAAGGCCCCGGCGCCGGCCAGATGCCCACGGCGAGCGCCGTCGTGGCGGACCTGATCGACACGGCCGTCGGACGCACCAAGGCGACCTTCCAGACGCTCAAGCTGTGGAGCGAGGACTCCGAACGGACCCCGGTCGCCGACCCGGCGGACGCGACCGCCCGGTTCTATCTGCGCCTCGAAGCGGCCGACGAGCCGGGCGTGCTGGCCCAGGTCGCCAACGCCCTAGGCGCCGAGGGGATCTCGATCGCCAGCTTCCAGCAGCAACCGAGCGAGGCAGCCACCGTACCGCTCGTCCTGATGACCCACGAAACGACCGATGGCGCCGCCGCCCGAGCGTGCGACGCGATCGGAGAACTCACCGCCGTCGCCGCCCCGCCCGTTCGGCTGCGCGTTAACGGCTAG